The nucleotide window GTTATATTGATGATTTAACTAAAGTTATTGTTAACTTTAATCCTGTTGCTGAAAATAATCCTGAATTAGCATTTTTTCATGGGGAATTCATTCAATATGATTCTACATTAGTAATTCAAAATGAGAGTTATAAGTGTATTGTAATGAATGTACATGAAAACGATGATTTTATTATTGCAGCGCGTGGACAAAATATTGAAATTGCAATTGATGCCTCAGGAACAGCAGAAATAAATGCGCCAGGTATTAGTAAACTAGCTGGTTTAAAATGAATTTCAGCCCAATGGGATATTGCTTTATCAGAAATGATGGCAATTGGCGATAGTATGAATGATTATTGAATGATTAAGAATGTAGGGTTAGGAATTGCAATGGAGAATAGCCAAGAACAAATTAAAGCAGTTGCAAAAGAAGTAACTACTACCGTTGAAACAGGTGGTGTTGCAAAAATGATTGAAAAATATATTCTCAATAATAAAAAATAATTATATAATTGTTAAGGAAAGAGAAAAAGAGGAGAAATAGTAAAATGAAAGTTAAACAACCAATTTTATTGGCAATTCTTGATGGATGAGGAATTGCTCCTGATTCAAAAGGAAATGCTGTAACACAAGGACATATGGTGAATGTTGAAAAATTAAAAACAAAATATCCATGAGTCTCAGCACATGCGGCAGGAGAATGAGTTGGTTTACCAGAAGGACAAATGGGAAATTCTGAAGTTGGACATATTCATTTAGGAGCAGGTCGCATTAAATATGAATCATTAACTTTAATTAATAAAGCAATTAAAGATGGAACATTTAATCAAAATCCAGAACTTTTAGCGGCAATTAATTTTGCAAAAAAAAGTAATGGTGCCTTTCATATTATGGGGTTATTTTCTGATGGTGGTGTTCACTCGCATTTAAACCATATTTTTGCTGCTTATAAATTAGCAGCACAAGAAGGAATAAAAGAGATTTACTTGCATATTTTTGGCGATGGACGTGATACGAAACCAGAATGTATTAAAATTTACCTTGAACAATTTCAACAATTACAAAACCAATTAAAAGTTGGGGAAATTGCAACAATTGGTGGTCGTTATTACGCAATGGATCGTGATAAAAAATATGACCGAGTGCAAATTGCTTATGATGTTTTAGTTTCAAGAAAGGGTTCAGAATTTAGTGACCCAATAGAGTATATTAACCGTGAATATCAAGCTGGTCGCAATGATGAATTTTTAATGCCAGCATATAATATTAATACCCCAAAAGGTTATATTAAATCAGGTGATGGTGTCTTTTTTGCTAATTTTCGCCCGGACCGTGCTATTGCAATAGCTTCAGCTTTAACAAATCCTAATTTTCCGGGTAATGAAGCACAAACTTATTTTATGCCGAAATTACATGATATTTATTTTGTTTCAATGATGGAATATGCAGAAACAGTTGCTTCAAAACATGTTGCTTTTAAACCAATTGAAGTTGTTAATGGTTTAGGAGAATGATTAAGTAAAAAAGGCTATCGACAACTACGAATTGCTGAAACAGAAAAAATTGCTCATGTTACATTTTTCTTTGATGGTGGAAAAGATTATTTTAAAAATGGTTTAGCAACACAAGCCGAAATTACATTAACAGGGGCTTCGGCAGATTTAATTCCATCGCCAAAAGTAGCAACTTATGATTTAAAGCCAGAAATGTCAGCATATGAAATTACTGATAAGTTAATTACTGAACTTAATCAAAATGAATTTGATGTTATTATTTTAAATTTTGCAAATTGTGATATGGTTGGTCATACTGGAATCTTGCCAGCGGCAATAGAAGCAGTTAAAACTATTGATAATTGTCTTGGCAAAATTTATACAGCAATTCAAAAAGTTAACGGAATTATGATTATTACTGCTGACCACGGAAATGCTGAAATTATGATAGATGAAACGGGTGGTCCTAATAAAAAACATACTTCACAATTGGTTCCAATTATTATTACCAAAGAAGGGTTACAATTACGACAAGATAATCCGGCAATTGCTGATATTGCTCCGACAATTTTAGATTTATTAGGTGAAGAGATTCCTCCTGAAATGACACAACCATCATTAATTATTAAGTAAAAGGCATTGAAAAATGTCTTTTTTAGTGGATATATTCAAAATTTTTTAACAAATAATTTTAAATTTTCAATGGATTTTTAACTAATTTATTATATAATAAAAAGTAAGATTTAAAGGAGTAATAAAAAATGACTAATAATGATAATGGATATAATTCTAAAAGAGCATGATATGAATTAAAGCCAACATTAGTTGATCGTGCTGCTCCCTTTGATTTTAATTTAGTTAAACTTAGAAACACGGGTTATATTTTTTTAAGCACAGCTATTTTTGCTCCCTTTTTTATTAATATTTTGATTTCATATATGTTTGCACACAATGAATATGCTTTAGCAGGAATGAACTTTATTAGTTGAATTATTGTTGCAGCTGGTTCATATTTTGTTATTAGTGGGGCCCAAAATGAAATTATGCGGTCAGGTGCTATTGCCTTTTATTATTTTTATTTTATTCCAAATATTATTGGTTTAGTAATTGGGACTATTGCAAACCAGTTTCATCCAGCTGTTAGCGTTAAAACAACAATTAATTTATTAGCATCAATAATTGCAGGATTGGTAACAATTTTTATTCTTTATAGATCGTCACCATCAATTTTTAAAAAAATTAAATTAACTTTAAAACAGGATTATAAACGCATTCTTGTTGTTTGTCCAATTGGTATTATTGCTATTTTTTCAATTCATTTATTTTTTGTTTATTTACAATCATTAATAACAACAACAATTTCAAACAATCAAAATAATTTAATTGTAGGATTAGATAAATGGTGAAATATTGTTTTCTTATTTATTTATACAATTTGTATTGCTCCAATTGTTGAAGAATTAGCAACTAGACATGGGATTTTTAGTTTAAGTGGTAACAAATGACTTGGATTTGTTTCATCAATAATTTTCTTTGCTGGAATACATGTTGCTGGAACAGGAGATTGAGAACATATTATTGGATATATTGGAGCATCATTAACACTAGGAATGTTATTTCTAATTGTTAATGGAAATGTTACATATACAATAATTCCCCATGCTGGTTATAATTTCATTGTTGCCATTTTAATGCTTGTTGCACCAAAATTTTTATCATAATTAGTTTTAAAAAGCACCAAGTGCTTTTTATTTTTATTAAATATATCAATAATTTTAATACAAAAAAGATGATACATAATATCATCTTTTTAATCCATTTCTGCTTTTTTTATTGTTACTATTAAAAGGTCCAAAAATGGTTTAATATCATTTTGAAAGGTAAAGCTAATAAATAAAGCTGTCCCGCCGCCAGCCATTGCAAAGGCATTTTTATTAGTTTGCAAAAAGTTATTAAGATTAAATTTACTTTGATGTTTTTTAGTAAAACCAATAAATCCATACTGTAAGGTTGAATTAATAAAAATTAGCAAGTTATTTTCGTATTCTTGTAAAAATTTATTTAATTTATTGCGTATTAATTCAAGTGTTATTTTTTCATCATTAATAATAATTTCTTTGATTATTAAATTATTATTAATATTTATTTCTTTAATTGGAAAAACAGTATTATCAATTGTTTGTAATAATAATTTGTATTTTTCTTTTGCAATTTCATTTAATTGTTTTTCTAATTGTTCAATTTCTATATTTAAATTATTTTTTGCAAGTATCGTTGTTGGAATTACAAAATTGGGAATTGTAAAATTAAATTCAGCATCATAATTCTTGATTTTTTTAATACTTTGGGATAAATTATCTTTTTTTTGATTAATTCAATTAGTAAAGTAACTTTGTGTTGCTTCTTTATTTGTTGAAAATTGTATTCGAACTTTCTTTTTATCAACTCAACAATCCCAAATTTCAAAAAAATTAATTTCTTGTAAGTTATTAACATGTGTCCCCCCACATAAGTCAATTGTTGCAGTTGGAAATTCAACAACGCGAACAATTGGATCATATTCAAAATTTGGATGAGCAATTTTTAATTCTCTTGCTTGGGCAATTGGCATTTGATGTTCAATTTTAGCAATGTCATGATTAATTAATTTTTCAATAATTTGCTTGCGAGCTTTTAAAATAATTTCTAATCAGTTATCAACTTTATTCATTGCTAAGAAAGCATAATCAGTTTTAATTTGCACCGAATCTGTCATGTCACCATCATTTAAAATATGTTCAATAATGTAAGATAGAATATGTTGGGCTGTATGATTTTTTGTAATTTTAATCCGACGTTCAACATCAATTTTTTGGATTAATACATCATTAATTTCGATTGTTGTGCCATTAGTATCAACAAGATGAAGATATACTTTTTTATAAATTTGTTTATTTAAGTCAAAAACAGAAATTTTATGTTCTTTTTTAATTAATACTCCTGTATCAGAGATTTGACCTCCACCAAGGGCATAAAAAACAGTATGATCAAAAGCAATAAATCCAATTCCATTTAATGTGGTAACTGGATAACCATTTGCATCAAATAATGCTAAAACTGTTGCAGTATCAGTTGTTTGGTCATAACCATGAAAAGTGGTAGGGGGAAGATTAACATTATTCTCTTGTTTTTTGAAGGTAGTTCATAATAATTCAATTTGTTCATTAGTCATAAGATATTGGTTCCTCTCTTAATATTAAATTATATGTTATATTTGTAAATTGTAAATAAACGATAAGAAAAATCTGTTAATTTAATTAAAATGATTTTCACAATAAACAAGATAATATTTTATAAACTATGAAAAAATAATTTAATAATAAAAAGCCAAAAAAGAGGCGAATAAAATGAAAAAAATGTTCAGTTTATTAACACTCATGAGTTTTAGTTTTGGTACTATGTCTAAGATTATTGCCGCTAGTGCATTAGAAAGCCAACTCATACCACCAGTAATAAAAGCGGAAACTAATTTAGATTTATCTTATAAAAATGGTGATAATTATAATGATAATAAAGGTGATGTTGTTTTTAATGATTGAGGTTTAAAAAGCGATGGGTGAAGATTGTGACATACATTTAATATTGGTTTTATTAATCCTATTACTTATAAAAAAATTATGTTTTTAGGGACAAATGCAGATTTTTATACAAAAATTAGTTGAGGAAATGACGAATATTATGGTGATAAATTAAACAAATATAATGCTTGTTATAATGATAATAAAGTAAGTAATAAAATTATTAATGCAAAAGTTCTTAATCCAAATCTTGATGTTCCTAGATTTGTTAGAAATGAAAGTCGTTTTTTTGTTCAGTCACTTGAAATTCGTTATATTAGGGCATACCTTTCAGCAACGCAACTGTTTGCCTTAACTTGATATTATGATAATAATAATTATTATATTCAAGTTTTTACATACTATTGAGTAAAAGTATGACATTCATGGATATATGGTGGGACATGAATGGGGATTGGTACTGGTATTAGATTATATAATGATTAAATAATAATAAAATATATATTAAAAAATAAAAGAATATTTTTACATATTCTTTTATTTTTTATTTAAAATTACTGGAATAATTAATGGATTACGACGTTTATAACGGTAAATGAAAGGAGATAATGATTGCTTGATAGCATTTTTTAGAGCCCCAAAAGTTGGCTTTTGAGTTTTTAAAACTTCATTAACTGCTTCGGTTGCTAAGCGAATTGATTCATTAATAATATTTCCAGATTCTTTAACATAGAAACTTCCTCTTGAAATAATCCGTGGTGGAGTTAGCAATTGGTTATTTTGTGAATCAATTGAAATAACAACAGCAATTAAACCATCTTTTGATAAGATTTCACGGTCACGAACAACAGCTGTTGTTTGACCTGATAAATCTTTGCCATCAACATAGACAGCTTCAGCTTCAATTCGTTTTCCAATTGCTGCTGTTCCATTTAATAATTCAATTTGATCACCATTAGCACAAATAAAGACATTATCTTTTGGCACATTGACACTAATTGCTGTTTCACCATGTTGACGAAGCATACGATAGTCACCATGCATTGGCATAAAGTATTTTGGCTTCAATAGGGTAAATAATAATTTTTGTTCTTCTTGCGAAGCATGACCAGAAGTATGAATTTGATTTAGAGGACTATTTTCTTGTACAATAGCACCGGCACGAACTAGTTTATTAATAACTCGTTCAACATCAGCTTGATTACCAGGAATTGGTGATGATGAAAAAATAACAGTATCACCAGGAATAATAGAAATATGTTGATGTTGGTTATTTGCAATTCGTGATAATGCAGCCATTGGTTCACCTTGACTTCCAGTACAAATAATTAATATTTCATTATCTTTATAGTTTTTAGCATCATTAGCTTTAATAAATGCCTTATCGGAAATTTTTAAATGTCCCATTTGACGAATAATTTTAATAATTCGATCTAAGCTTCGACCAAAAACTAAAATTTTTCGTCCATATTTATTTGCAATTTCAACAATATGTTGAATTCGATGGACATTTGAAGCAAAAGTTGAAATTAAAATTCGCCCTTTAGCTTTAACAAATAATTCACTAATATTTTTAATAATTTTTGTTTCAGTTTGAGTATAACCTTCAACTTCAGCATTAGTACTATCAGCCATTAATAACATAACACCTTCTTGCCCCATATTTGCCATTCGTTCAATATCAGCACGATGTCCTAGTGGCGTTCAGTCAAATTTATAATCACCTGTTGAAACAACTTTTCCATTTGGAGTAACTACTGAAATTCCAAAAGCATCAGGAATACTATGATTAACAGCAAAAAAGTTAATTTTAAAGTTTTTCGTTTTAATCACACTCATATTATCAACTTCTTTAACAATTGTGGTTTGTTCCAATTTTGCTTCTTTTAGCCGATCACGAATTAAAGCAGCTGCTAATCGTGGTGCATAAATAATTGGAATATTAACTTCACGTAATAAATAGGGAATTCCACCAATATGGTCTTCGTGCCCATGCGTAATAAATAACGCTTTTATTTTTCGTTGATTTTCTTTTAAATAATTATAATTCGGAATAACAGCATCAACTCCAAGCATTGTTGAACTTGGGAATTTAACTCCTGCATCAAGCATAATTAACTCTTCATCATGCTCAATACAATATGTATTTTTTCCAACTTCTTCTAATCCGCCTAAAGCAAAGACTTTTGTTGGAATTTTATTTTTAACAACATTTTGTGTTGGTTGTTTTGTTACTATACTAGTTGGTTTTGTAACTATTGTTTTGTTTTTACTTGTTTCTTTCTTTTCTTCATTCATTGAAATTATCACCTCATAATTCTAAAATTAACGCATAGTTTTTTCTTTATTAAATTGCTTATTATTAAAAAGAAAAAAAATTAATTTACTAGTATCCAAAAAATTATAACATAAAGATTAATAAGATTACAAAAAAAATACTTTTTCTTTAAAAAAGTTAAATAATATTAAATTTATAAAATAATTCAATCATTTTTTTTCAATCAAGGTTCTTTTTTATTAATTAAATCATAATATAGTTTGCCTTCTAAATGTGCTTGTTCATGTTGAAAAACAATTGCTTCATAACTACGAGCAGTAATTGTCACTTGTTGTTGTTTTAAATAATCATAACCTTCAACAATAATTCGAAAACTACGAGGGACAAAGCCTTTTTTATCACCATTAACACTTAAACAGCCTTCGCCTTCTTCTATGCAAGCTATTTGTGCACTTTTTCCAATAATTTTAGGATTAATCATTGCATGCTCAATTATTTTTTTGACTCCTGTTTCGTCATTTGTCTCTTCAATCCGAATATAATACATTTTAATATTAAATCCAATTTGAGGAGCTGCTAAGCCAACAGCTGGTCTAATTGTATGGCCACTATTTTTTTGTGGATCTTGGGAATATCTTACAAAATCAATTAATTTTTTCATCACAAGTTCATTTTCAGGTGCTAATGGTAAAGAAACGTCAATTGATGGTTGCCGAATTGACGGTGTGTCATCAAATACTAGTCAGTCTTTAGTTGGAATTTCGTTTTGCAACACTAAAAATCACCTCTTAAAAAATTATAACATATTCAGCAATTATTAAAGAAAATTCTAAAGTTTTAGTATAATAAAAAAAAGAAAGAAAAGGGTTAAGAAAATGCGCGTGATTAGTGGAAAATATAAGGGTTATCAAATTAAAACATTAGATGGAATGAATACCAGGCCAATGACGGCCCGTATTAAAGAAGATGCATTTAATATTTTAGATAATTATTTTATTTATGAAAATAAGATTGGCTTAGATATTTTTGCTGGAAGTGGTCAATTAGGAATTGAAGGCTTATCACGGGGGTTACAACAATGTTATTTTAATGATTCTCATCAGGGTGCTTACAAAATTATTGAAACGAATTTAAATAAATTAAAAATAAATAATGCAAAAATATTAAATTATGATTATAAAATTTTATTAAGTTGAATGATACAGCAGAAAATGTCAATTGATATTTTATTTTTGGACCCACCTTTTAAGCAAATTGAGTATTATTATGATATTATTACTATAATATTGAATAACAATATTATCAATAACTATGGAATAATAGTTTGTGAATCAAATCAAGTGTTGTCATTTGATCAATTTAATTTAGTTATGCTACGCTGTAAAGCATATAAAAAAAAGTATTTGTATATATTAAGATTAGAAAAAGGAGAACGTTAATGTGCAGAAAAAGGGTTTTTTAATTATTTTTTCTGGCCCATCAGGAGTCGGGAAAGGGACAATATGCCAAGAACTTTTTAAATATGAGGAGTTAAATTTGGCTTATTCAGTTTCAATGACAACAAGAGCAAAAAGGCAGGATGAAGTTGAAGGGGTAAATTATTTTTTTGTTGACCGACCAACATTTGAAACTGCAATTAAAAATGATGAATTATTAGAATATGCTGAATTTGTTGGTAATTATTATGGTACGCCAAAATCATATTGTATTGAGCAAATTAATAATGGAAAAAATGTTTTATTAGAAATTGAAGTACAAGGTGCAACACAAGTATTACAAAAGGTAACCGATGCAGTTTCAATTTTTTTAATTCCACCAAGTTTAGAAGAATTAGAAAAACGAATTAGAGGCCGAAAAAGTGAACCCGAAGAAGTATTACAAGCACGATTAGCAAAAGCAGCTGATGAACTTCCGTTGCAAAGTAATTATAATTATGTTGTTGTAAATAACACCGTAGAACAAGCCGTTGCAGAAATTAAAACAATTTTAGAACAAGAAATTGCTAATCGTTCATAAGTTTAAAGGATTAAGAAATGCAAGCAAGAGAAGTAGCATGGAATATCTTATGAAAAATTTTTGCAAAAAATAAGTTTAGTAATCATTTATTATCAAATATCGTAGAACAAAATGATAACTTTACTGACCAAGATAAAACTTTAATTTATCGAATTGTTTATGGTACTTTAAAAAATAAATTGTATTTAGAATATATTGCTAATCAATTTATTGAATCCAAGAAAACTAATCAAAAATTACAAGTTCTGTTATGAATGAGTATTTATCAATTTCGTTTTTTAGATCGTATTCCTAATTATGCAATTGTTAATGAAGCTGTTAATATTAGTAAAAGTGTTAGTCCAAAATATGCTGGTTTTATTAATGCTACGTTAAAAAAGATTTTTGACAGTAAAGATGAGATTTTTGAAATTAACATTGCTGATGAAACAAAAAAATTAAGTATTAAATATAGTTTTCCATCATCATTATATTTAATTCTTCGGAATGAATATAGTGAAGATATTGCTCGACAAGTAATGATTGATAGTTTAACCATTCCAAAACTTTCATTTCGCGTTAATACCCTAAAAATTAGCCGAGATGAATTATTATCCAAATATTCAAATTATAATTTGACAAAAAGTTTAGTGTCTTCTGTGGGGGTCATTGCTGATAAACCAGTTGTTAACTCAGAAATGTTTAAAAAAGGTTTAATTTTTATTCAAGATGAAATGAGTATGCGTATTGCAGAGATATTAGACCCACAAGAAACTGACCGCGTGTTAGATATGTGTAGTGCACCGGGTGGTAAAGCAACGCATCTAAGTCAAATCATGAACAATAAAGGGATTATTGATGCCTATGATATTAGTGAAAAGAAGATTAATTTAATTAAGATGAATGCTAGTCGATTAGGAATTACTAATATTTATCCACACTTATTAGATGCTAGAAAAATTAATAGTGAAATTCAATATGATAAAATTCTTTGTGATGCGCCCTGCAGTGGCTTAGGGGTAATTAAACGAAAGCCAGAAATTAAATATCATACTTTGACTAATCAAGAATTAGCAAATTTAGTTGAGATTCAAGAACAATTATTAGAAAAAGCTTATCAATTATTAAAACCAGGTGGAATTTTGGTTTATTCTACTTGTACTTTTGGTGGGTATGAAAATATTGTTCAAATCCGCAATTTTTTAGCAAAACATCCGGATTTAAAAATTATTACAACAGAACAAATCTTTGGTTATGAAAATAATACAGATGGATTTTATTATTGTAAAATTAGAAAAAAAGATAAGTAATTATAAAAACTATGTAAAATATATATAAATAATAAGAAGAAAGGAAGCACAATTATGAATACGAATGTTAAATTAATTGAAAATCTGTTACAAGAATACTTAAAGGCAAATAATTTAACAATACCAGTGATGGTTGAAAAACCACGTCAAGAAGGATTTGGCCATTTATCAACCAATTTGGCTTTGTTACTAGCAAAAAAATTAAAAAAGACACCAAATAAAATTGCTGAAGAAATTATTGCTTTTATTGAAAAAAATAATAAATCATATTTTAAAAAGATTGAAATTGCTGGCGCCGGGTTTATTAATTTTACCTTAGCTGATGACCAGTTACATCAAGTTATTAATGAGGTTTTAAAACGACAAGCAAACTATGGATATTCAGCAGCGAAGAATTTTACTTATAATTTAGAAATTGTTTCAGCTAATCCAACGGGATTTTTACATATTGGTCATGCTCGGAATGGTGCTATTGGTGACAGTGTTGCTCGAATTTTGCGAGCAGCTGGTTATCATGTCCAAACTGAATATTATGTTAATGATGCTGGTAATCAAATTAATACTTTAGCAGTAACGGTTTTTGTTAGTTATTTAAATTTATTAGGTAAAAAAACCGAGTTACCTGCTGATGCATATCGTGGCGATATGTATGATGCTGTTGCACAATACTTTGTTGACAATTATCAAGATAAATTTATTAATTTAACTTTTAACGAAGATTATAAAATTAGTGATCCAAAGGTACACGAAATATTTCGTAAAAAATCAGTTGATTTATTTTTAGATATTATTAAAAAACAATTACAATTATTTCGAGTTGATATTGAATATTATTCTTCTGAAGCTTCAATGTACGAAGGAGGAAAAATTGATGCAACGTTAGCACAGTATGCTAAATTGGGAAAGACTTATCAACAAGACGGTGCATTATGATTAAAAACAACTGATTTTGGCGATGATAAAGATCGGGTTTTAGTTAAATCAAATGGTGATTTAACTTATATTACCCCTGATTTAGCATCACATAATGAACGGTTAATGCGAAGCAAGGCCGATAAATTAGTTAATTTTTGAGGTGGTGATCATCACGGTTATATTGTGCGAATGTTAGCGGGATTACAGTTATTAGGTTATAAAAAAGACATTTTAGATATTGATATGATTCAAATGGTACGGTTAATTAAAGATGGTGCTGAATATAAAATGAGTAAACGAAAAGGAACAGCAGTTTGATTAATTGACTTAATTGAGGAAATTGGAGTTGATGCAATTCGTTATATGTTATCTTCAAAAAGTGCTCAAAGTCATATGGACTTAGATATTGGTATTTTAAAAGAACATTCTTCAAAAAATCCTGTTTATTATGCACAATATGCAACAGCTCGTTGTAATAGTGTGCTAAAACAAGCTAAAATAAGCAAAATTAAT belongs to Spiroplasma melliferum and includes:
- a CDS encoding arginyl-tRNA synthetase, which encodes MNTNVKLIENLLQEYLKANNLTIPVMVEKPRQEGFGHLSTNLALLLAKKLKKTPNKIAEEIIAFIEKNNKSYFKKIEIAGAGFINFTLADDQLHQVINEVLKRQANYGYSAAKNFTYNLEIVSANPTGFLHIGHARNGAIGDSVARILRAAGYHVQTEYYVNDAGNQINTLAVTVFVSYLNLLGKKTELPADAYRGDMYDAVAQYFVDNYQDKFINLTFNEDYKISDPKVHEIFRKKSVDLFLDIIKKQLQLFRVDIEYYSSEASMYEGGKIDATLAQYAKLGKTYQQDGALWLKTTDFGDDKDRVLVKSNGDLTYITPDLASHNERLMRSKADKLVNFWGGDHHGYIVRMLAGLQLLGYKKDILDIDMIQMVRLIKDGAEYKMSKRKGTAVWLIDLIEEIGVDAIRYMLSSKSAQSHMDLDIGILKEHSSKNPVYYAQYATARCNSVLKQAKISKINFTDVKTFELLTSQKELYLLNEIDLFNRCIEGAAKLRQPHLICDYVQNIARQFHSYYNESKVINLDNLELTKQRLVFIKVIYQVLSNAFNLLGVNVIEQM